TTTGCCGATAACCCCTTCAAGGGGTGGTGCGAGAATCTGGGGATCAAACAATATTTCACCTCGGTGGGACATCCCCAGGCCAATGAGCAAGCTAAAAATTTCATTCGTAAGCTCCTCCATGGCCTGAAAACCAGGTTGCATCAAGCCGAATCATCGTGGGTGGATAAGCTTCCTAGTGTGCTGTGGTCCTATCGAACCATCCCAAGGTCCGCTACACAAGAAATCCTATTTTTCCTGACTTATGGGTCCGAAGCAGTGGTTCCCGCTGAATTCATCACTCCTAACCCTCGCATAGCAGCCTTTGCCGCCGAGGTCAATAAAGACGAGAGAAAAGTCGACCTCGACTTTGCCGAGGAGAAAAAAGATATCGCAGCAGCTAAAGTGGCATTGTATAAGAGTATCCTGGCTAGCTACTATAACGCGCGAGTTAGGCATCTTCGGTTCAATCCCAGAGAGTTAGTTTTGCGGAAGAATTTGGTTAGCCGAACTGAACCTCAAGAAAACTTAGCTCCCAGGTAAGAAGAACTGTATCACATCATTGAATCTAGCCGAAATGGTTACTGTAAACTAACTTACCGAAATAGTTCTTTAGTGCCCTGAACTTGGCATGCGGAGAATCTCAAGTTGTACCACCCATGAAAAGTATGTCTATTCAAGAACTATTCCATTATTTGTTCTCAAATTATTTATTGTTTCCTTAATACTGTTCTTTCCTAAGCAAAAAATAAGGGGACAAGGCAAGTACGAAAGAAGAAAACAGAGACAAGTGTAAAAAGAAGAAGTCATTGGCATTAAAAATAAGGGATTACAAAAAGCCGAGGTCATTGCCTCGCCGCTTTATTACAAAATGTCAAATGCAGGAATCTTCTATGCATTTTCTGCCTTGGTGCCCCCGACATCCTCAGTTTCACCAGCGCCGGTCGCTTCTCCTCCGACCTTATCCCCCCGGCTCATATCCATCTACATCGTACTCAGAAATTCACTGATTAAATTCTTCTCTAACCTCGGCCAGGTCTCTGTCGGCCTGGATACCTTCAGCTACGCAGTCGCACAATTCCTTGGCATCTTCATTAAATTTGAGCTTGTTCTTGAGGGACTCCAACTGTTCGGCAGAAAGGAAGGGCGCCGCGTCGTTGGCTGCCGAAGTGTATCCAAACATGAAACTCGGCAGTGTTAACTCGCCGAGATCACGAGTGAAGGCCTCGGACCTACGGAAGGCCTCCAGAGCCAAAGTGCCAGCCTTCTCTATTGCCTCCTTGGCTGATTGCTCTTCTTGGGCTCTTCTGTCTTTTTCTTCATCGAGGGCCATCCTCAAAGTGTTGTTTATGGTTTCGGCTTGCTCTCGTTCGGCCACTGCCTTATCACGTTCCTGTTTGGTGGCTTTCAGCTTTTCTTTTAGCTCGAAGATCTTCTTCTAGAGTTCGGAGGATGGCTGGTAGTGCTCGAGCAGATTAGTATAAAGCTAAGTCATCTCGGAAAAGAAGCCTGAGGCGGAGGCCATGCGACTGTGGCACTCTGCATCAGTTCGGCAAGCGTGAGATTCCTAACATAGGTATGGTCCCTAGGCAAGATGGAGTGCACCAAGAGCTCGTGTTCGACCCAGGGATCTTTGCAACGATCGTTCACGTTAAAATCCCACTCCGGGCACTACTGCCTATCGAAGTGTCTCTTGTCCTCTCCGACTTCTTAAGGTGGCACATGGTGGAGGTTCCATAAAGACGATCCCGAGACTGGAACCTCAGGAAGTATTGTTACCCCTTGACCCGGGGGTGGAGAGGCTATCATGACGCCTCGGATAGCCATCCCCATAGGAATGACCGATGTGTATGAAGTTTCGATCGGAACCATTGGAGTAGCTCAActtgtggtggtggtggtggtccTCTTTTTCGGTTGAGCAGACGTCTGGGCAGCAGCTTTCCGTTTTGTTGGCCTTTTGTTTACTACGGCGGATTCCGAAGTAATCAGGTCGGATACCCTTGTCACTGCATAAGAAAAATGTAAGGTTACTTAGaattaaacaaaagtaaaaacaAAGCAATGAATGGAAAAATACAAGATTTTTGAAGCCTAGTAGAGAAGAAGGGTGTGCGATCCAGGCTGATTAAAACTCAGCTGATTCCGCCATTAACGAGGACAGCCTTGAGAAACACCCAGCTGTTTATTCTGAGGCCCGATCCTATCAATTTCTGAAAGTTCTCTTCTTCCAGGTCCCCAGGAGAGGTGTCTTTTGCCGAGGTAGGGGGCCTCTACAAGAATCTCCTCGGAAAGTCCTCGGCCGGGACAAATACGAAATTATGTTTCCACTCCTTTATTGAAGTAGAGGCATCTACTACCAACTTCGAGACCCTGTTCCCGAAGTAGAACCACCTCTTTTCACTTCCGCTGTTCTTGATAGTATAACAACAGCGGAAGAGATTGACCATCGGGACTATCTCTTGATGTCGGCGCAGCATCTCAAAACCGACCAGGACCTGGACTGCATTGGGGATGAGATGAATGATCCTCTCCCCCTAATATATGAGGTAGTCTCGGAAGAACTTAGAGGTCGGCATTTTGAGCCCAGCCTCCAGTTGATCCGTGTATATCGCCATCCTATCTTTCGAGGGCCGCTTTGCTGTTTAATTCAGTCTTAGTGGACGGATGCTGTATTCACCCCGGAAAGGGTATCTGAAGACCATCTCGGCTGTCAGGGATTCACCCATGATACTGTTGAACATGGGGACTTGGCCATAATCGACAGCCGACAGATCTAGAGGGGTGGCTAGTTCAAGCATCCCTCGTCATGTGGTACCTCTGTCCCGAGCTCGTCATTGTAGAGCACTTCAGATTCCTCTTGGCTCAGTGCTTGTGAAGTCCCGACCTCATAGCACACTTCGGCAGCTTTTTCCCCGGGTTAGACGAGGTCCCTTCCCTAGGATTGGACGAAGCTCCTTCCTCCTGAGTGGGATCGTGAACCTCTACCTCGGCGAAATTTGGCCTCACTGTCTCGTTGTGCGGGCGAGCTGTTCTAGCCAAAATCAAAGTGAAGggaagaaaagtggtgaacttaCTCTTGAAGGAGATCGGGATTTCGG
The DNA window shown above is from Coffea arabica cultivar ET-39 chromosome 5e, Coffea Arabica ET-39 HiFi, whole genome shotgun sequence and carries:
- the LOC113690693 gene encoding uncharacterized protein, yielding MGKEFFKTYMRGSVSIVCHFGLPRVVISDNGKQFADNPFKGWCENLGIKQYFTSVGHPQANEQAKNFIRKLLHGLKTRLHQAESSWVDKLPSVLWSYRTIPRSATQEILFFLTYGSEAVVPAEFITPNPRIAAFAAEVNKDERKVDLDFAEEKKDIAAAKVALYKSILASYYNARVRHLRFNPRELVLRKNLVSRTEPQENLAPR